From Methylococcus capsulatus:
TGGCGTTCCAGGCACGATGCGGTTCCGGGCATGACCTCGGCCAGAGAGGCTTTTCTGACCGGATCGAGAGTGATCGGGGGATAGTCGCAGAAATCGCGCCTGGGCTGCTTCACCTCTCCGCAGAAGCCGTAATCCGTGCCACAGCCCGACTTGTTCGGCCACAGGCCGTGGAGGCTGAAGTGGCGGGCGGAATAGGCCACCGGATCGGCCAGGCGGCATTCCGGCTTGTCGGGTTTGAGTTCGCAGAAGGCCGGCTCCCAGCTCAGGGCCAGCACGTAGGCGTCCGCCTGGCCGGCGACATCGCATCGCTCCGCGGCCGGTTCGGCTGCCGCGCCCGGCTGCAGCCGGCCGCAGTCCCGGCCCACCCACCGTTCGGGCGGATTGGCCGAGGGCAACCGGAGCCGGTACCAGCGGGCGTCCCACCGTCTGTCGGCCTCGATCACGGGATAAGCCTTGCCTGCCGTGACGCGGGCACCGTCCGGGTTGGTCAGCTTGTTTTTCGAGACATAGGCCGGACAATCCCGCCCAGCGGAGAATGTGCCTTCGACTGGCACGGCCATCGCTACGGCCGGGTTTTCCAGCCACAGCAGCAGGCTCAGGAGCGCTTTGAAACCGGACGGTTTCATTCCGGTTTCGCCAGCGCCTTGACCGCGCGTTCCATCTGCATGAAGCGCGAGCCTTTGACCAGCAGCGTGGCCCCGGGACGGTCAGCGGATGCCAGTGCCGCGATGAGCTGGTCCATGGAGCCGAAGTGGCGGCCGTTGGTGCCGAAAGTCTGGACCGCTTCGGAGCACAGTTCGCCCAGACCGAGCAGGGTATCGATGTCGCGCTCACGCGCATAGCGGCCGATTTCGCGGTGAAATTCCGGGCCCTGGGCACCGACTTCCCCCATGTCGCCCAGGGCTAGGATGCGCGGCTGCGGAAAGCCGGCGAGCATGTCGATCGCCGCCCTTACGGAATCGGGGTTGGCATTGTAGGTGTCGTCGATCAGTCTGGCGCCAGTTCGTGTGCGCAGTTGGACGCCGCGGCCGGCGACCGGGCGGAAGGATTCCAGACCTTGGCGTACGGCCGCAGGAGGCACGCCGGCCGCCAGCGTAGCCGACGTCGCAGCCAGCGCGTTGTGGACGTTGTGTTCACCGGCAAGCGGGAGCGTGGCTTGCCAAGAGCCGGCAGGAGTCGTGATCGAAACTTCGGTGAAACCGGCGCTGGCCCGGAATGTCCCACTGACGGCTGCTGTTCCGTGGCGCGCGAAATCGATCACCTGGCGCGTTCCGGCCAGCTCTCGCCAGATGCCCGCACAGGCGTCATCCGCAGGGAACACGGCGGTGCCATCGGGTGGTAGTGCCGCGATCACTGATCCGTTTTCGTGGGCCGTGGCTTCCACGCTGGCCATGAATTCCTGGTGTTCGCGTTGAGCGTTGGTCACTAGCGCCACGGTGGGTCGGGCGAGACTGGCGAGGTAGGCGATTTCGCCCGGATGATTCATGCCGAGTTCGAGCACGGCAATGCGGTGGCCGGCTTTCAGTTTGAACAGCATCAGCGGGAGTCCGACGTCGTTGTTGAGATTGCCGCGCGTCGCCAGGCGGCGCTCCTCACCGAATGCGACCGCCAGAATGGCAGCGATCATCTGCGTGACGGTGGTCTTGCCGTTGCTGCCGGCGACCGCGATCAGCGGCATATCGAACTGCGCGCGCCAGGCGGCGGCTGCGGCACCCAACGCTTTGCGTCCGTCCGGAACGACGATCTGCGGCAGGTAGGTGTCGATCCGCCGTTCCACAACCAGTGCCGCGGCCCCTCGATCCACCGCATCGGCGATGAAATCATGGGCATCGAAGCGGTTTCCCCGCAGGGCGAAGAACAGCGCGCCGGGCCGGATGGTACGGGTGTCGGTCGAGACGCCGTCGAAACCGGTTTCGGCATCGCCGCTCAGTTTGGCGTCAGGAATGTGCTTTGCGAGCTCGCCTAAATTCATCGGAAGGTTTCATCCAGGACGGAAAATGGCTTACCTTGTCGTGCCGGGTATTTTCACGATTTGGTGATTATCGCACGGTGTCGGGGCGGATTTTGCCGGACGAGCGACGCCTCCTCGGAGTCAAGCCAATGCAATATTGTGCCGATAGACTGGTCGGCACAACAACATCGGAGGGGTGTGTCATGGTTAGTCTCTTAGTTGCGCTCGGTATCGGCGCCTGGTTTTTTCACCGGGCCGTGGTCCGTAAGCGGAATCCCGCGACGGCGGCGATCACTGGCATCGTGGCTTACTATTTCATCTATATGTTCGTCGACTGGAGCGTCCGCCTGATTTACGGTGGCACGGTACACCATTACGAACGCTATGCCGACGGGACGGTTGAGGCAGTCGCCATATTCGCGGGGGCGACGGCCGCGATCGCGCTGGGGCTGGTCGTCGTGCAAGGTGAGGAGACTTGAACGGCGGGTTATTTGACCACGTTGTCGGTCGCCGACACGGCTACTTCCTGGCGGACCGGCCGGTCGGGGGGAGCGACGGTGGCGGGCCGGGCAAGTTTCAAATAGTTGCGGATCCCTTCGGCGATCGCGGCAGCGATCTGGTTTTGGTAAGCGGAGGAACGCAGTTTCAATTCTTCCTCCGGATTCGAGATAAAGGCGGTTTCCACCAGGATCGAAGGTACGTCCGGCGACTTCAACACCACGAAGCCGGCTTTCTGTATGCCCGGCTGATGGATGGAGTGAGTTTTCCGCAGCGCCTGAAGGATGCTGTCCGCGGCGCGGTCGCTGGCCTCCAGTGTGGCATTCTGGGTCAGGTCCAGCAGTACCGAGGCCAGAACTTCGTCCTTGTCGTGCAATGCCACTCCGCCGATCCGGTCCGCGGCATTTTCACGGTCGGCCAGGCGGCGGGCGGCTTCACTGGTGGCGCCGTGCTCGGAAAGCGTGAATACCGAGGCACCTCTGGCATGCGGATCGTTATAGGCATCGGCATGCAGTGAGATGAACAGATCGGCGTGTTCTTTGCGGGCGCGTTCCATGCGCTGCCGCAGGTCGATGAACTCGTCGTTCCGACGGATCATGACGGGACGGATGCCGGGTTCGGCTTGCAACAGGGCTTCCAACTTTCGGGCGATGGCCAGAACGATGTCTTTTTCCTGGCTGCCTCCGGCCCCCAGCGCTCCCGTGTCTTTTCCTCCGTGTCCAGCGTCCAGGGCGACCACGAAGCGTTTGCGATGAGGTCCGTCTGATGCTTTGGCCACTGGGGTCGGTGGCGGCCGGGATGTCATTGCCCCGCCTGCTGTCACGTCCACGGTCAGGCTGGGATTCCCCGAGTCGGTCACCGACAGCAGCGTCCGGTACTCTGCGGCGGGCCGCAGTTCCACGATCAGATCGATTCTGCCCTTGGCCTTGCTGCGGGTATGCAGGGCGGCGATATAACGGTCTCCCGCCGGGTTGGGCAGTCCCGGCAGCGCATCAACACCCTCCATCGCAACGATCAGTTGATCTGCCCGCCCAGCCTGTGGTTTTAAGCTGGATCCTTTGGGCACAGTGAGCAGCAAGCGCGTTACGTTTGCCCCGGATTTCAGACTCACCGTGGCCTTTGCCGCCGGGTCCGCCGATCCGGCCGGCGACAGCAGCGCGATGAGGGCGAACAGGAATGCAGCCGAAAAAGGATGTCGCATGGGTGGAAGGCGTCGGAACGGGCGCAGTAACGATACTCCGCGTGCCGGGGCTTCTGCAATAACGGGCCTCGTTCGGGACGAAGCGCGGGATTCAAGATCGCATCGCCTGGCCATTGCCAGGACCCGCAAACGGGACGCCGTCGCCGACACGGATATAATGGGTTGTGGCACGCTGGCTGCAATTCAATTTGTCCAGGGTTTTTAGGAGTTGGCGATATGAGATTTGCGTCGGTCGGGGGGATGCGCGTGGCGCAGCTGGCCGGGACCGCGGTTTTTCTGTGGGC
This genomic window contains:
- a CDS encoding ribonuclease T2 family protein, whose translation is MKPSGFKALLSLLLWLENPAVAMAVPVEGTFSAGRDCPAYVSKNKLTNPDGARVTAGKAYPVIEADRRWDARWYRLRLPSANPPERWVGRDCGRLQPGAAAEPAAERCDVAGQADAYVLALSWEPAFCELKPDKPECRLADPVAYSARHFSLHGLWPNKSGCGTDYGFCGEVKQPRRDFCDYPPITLDPVRKASLAEVMPGTASCLERHEWHKHGTCQTAMSSDAYFALAADLTRQFNGSGIADFVADRIGRTVRTEEFLARLDAALGRGARDRIGLNCEHGMLVEIRVNLPSELKPGASLGSLLPLAGKSSGSNCGSRFRLDSMGRQFLSRIETGG
- a CDS encoding UDP-N-acetylmuramoyl-tripeptide--D-alanyl-D-alanine ligase, with protein sequence MNLGELAKHIPDAKLSGDAETGFDGVSTDTRTIRPGALFFALRGNRFDAHDFIADAVDRGAAALVVERRIDTYLPQIVVPDGRKALGAAAAAWRAQFDMPLIAVAGSNGKTTVTQMIAAILAVAFGEERRLATRGNLNNDVGLPLMLFKLKAGHRIAVLELGMNHPGEIAYLASLARPTVALVTNAQREHQEFMASVEATAHENGSVIAALPPDGTAVFPADDACAGIWRELAGTRQVIDFARHGTAAVSGTFRASAGFTEVSITTPAGSWQATLPLAGEHNVHNALAATSATLAAGVPPAAVRQGLESFRPVAGRGVQLRTRTGARLIDDTYNANPDSVRAAIDMLAGFPQPRILALGDMGEVGAQGPEFHREIGRYARERDIDTLLGLGELCSEAVQTFGTNGRHFGSMDQLIAALASADRPGATLLVKGSRFMQMERAVKALAKPE
- a CDS encoding N-acetylmuramoyl-L-alanine amidase family protein, which codes for MRHPFSAAFLFALIALLSPAGSADPAAKATVSLKSGANVTRLLLTVPKGSSLKPQAGRADQLIVAMEGVDALPGLPNPAGDRYIAALHTRSKAKGRIDLIVELRPAAEYRTLLSVTDSGNPSLTVDVTAGGAMTSRPPPTPVAKASDGPHRKRFVVALDAGHGGKDTGALGAGGSQEKDIVLAIARKLEALLQAEPGIRPVMIRRNDEFIDLRQRMERARKEHADLFISLHADAYNDPHARGASVFTLSEHGATSEAARRLADRENAADRIGGVALHDKDEVLASVLLDLTQNATLEASDRAADSILQALRKTHSIHQPGIQKAGFVVLKSPDVPSILVETAFISNPEEELKLRSSAYQNQIAAAIAEGIRNYLKLARPATVAPPDRPVRQEVAVSATDNVVK